A genomic stretch from Canis lupus baileyi chromosome 3, mCanLup2.hap1, whole genome shotgun sequence includes:
- the TPPP3 gene encoding tubulin polymerization-promoting protein family member 3, translating into MATSTDVAGLEESFRKFAIHGDPKASGQEMNGKNWAKLCKDCKVADGKAVTGTDVDIVFSKVKGKSARVINYEEFKKALEELAMKRFKGKSKEEAFDAVCQLVAGKEPANVGVTKAKTGGAVERLTDTSKYTGSHKERFDESGKGKGIAGRQDILDDSGYVSAYKNAGTYDAKVKK; encoded by the exons ATGGCAACGAGCACAGATGTGGCTGGGCTGGAAGAAAGCTTCCGCAAATTTGCCATCCATGGTGACCCCAAGGCCAGTGGGCAAGAGATGAATGGCAAGAACTGGGCCAAGCTATGCAAAGACTGCAAGGTGGCTGACGGAAAGGCCGTGACAGGGACGGATGTCGACATCGTCTTCTCCAAAGTCAA GGGAAAATCGGCTCGAGTGATCAACTATGAGGAGTTCAAGAAGGCCCTAGAAGAGCTGGCAATGAAGCGATTCAAAGGGAAGAGTAAGGAGGAAGCCTTCGATGCTGTCTGCCAGCTGGTGGCAGGCAAGGAACCAGCGAATGTGGGCGTCACT AAAGCAAAGACAGGAGGTGCTGTGGAACGGCTGACCGACACCAGCAAGTACACTGGCTCCCACAAGGAGCGCTTTGATGAGAGTGGCAAGGGCAAGGGCATCGCTGGACGTCAGGACATCCTGGATGACAGCGGCTATGTGAGTGCCTACAAGAATGCAGGCACCTATGATGCCAAAGTGAAGAAGTGA